A segment of the Blastocatellia bacterium genome:
TTGGCCGGTTGAGCCAATAGATTCGCCGCAGCAGGTCTACCATGTCACCCCGTATCGTGATGAAGCAGGCGAACCGGTGTTGGTCGTACGACGGTATCTGCAAACCGATGACTTTCGCTTCAGCTATAGCGATGGCACGGAGTTTATCATCAGTCGAGATGGCACGAGGATTTGGGCAACCTGGCCTGAAACTTCAACGCTGGAGGATACGGCCGTCTATCTACTTGGCGGCGTGTTTGCTTTCGCGTTGAACCTGCGCGGGGTTCCGCCGCTACATGGGAGCGCGGTCTCGGTTAACGGTCGTGCCGTTGCATTTCTTGGGCCGGCGGAGGCCGGAAAATCAACGCTTGCGGCAGCCATGGCTGAGCGCGGCTTCCCGGTGCTGACCGACGATGTTGTGGTTTTGGTTGACACGGCCGACGGCTTGTTGGTGCAACCCGGCTATCCTCGCGTGCGGCTCTGGTCGGACTCGGTCAAGGCGCTCTATGGCCGAGAAGATGCTTTGCCGCCACTGACACCGACGTGGGACAAGCGTTTTCTTGACCTGACCAAGAATGGCCATCGGTTTCAACCGCATCCGTTGCCGCTGGCGGCCATTTACGTGCTGGTGCCACGCCGACGAGAGTCAACGGGACCTCGGATTGAACCACTTCGAGGCCACGTTGGCCTGAGCACATTAGTGGCTGCCACTTATGTCGCTTATGACCAAAACAAGGCGAAACGGGCGCGACAGTTCGATGTGTTGAGTCGGTTATTGAATCACGTGCCAGTGCGGCAAATCACCG
Coding sequences within it:
- a CDS encoding serine/threonine protein kinase, which gives rise to MKQGKMSHDQAEQSFQQISPSPAVSGRARYRSLVYGLHVESNLPIPGALQDWSDAAVDTWVWLSAEPPWPVEPIDSPQQVYHVTPYRDEAGEPVLVVRRYLQTDDFRFSYSDGTEFIISRDGTRIWATWPETSTLEDTAVYLLGGVFAFALNLRGVPPLHGSAVSVNGRAVAFLGPAEAGKSTLAAAMAERGFPVLTDDVVVLVDTADGLLVQPGYPRVRLWSDSVKALYGREDALPPLTPTWDKRFLDLTKNGHRFQPHPLPLAAIYVLVPRRRESTGPRIEPLRGHVGLSTLVAATYVAYDQNKAKRARQFDVLSRLLNHVPVRQITGYRDINRIPTLCQVILDDLRSRGET